The Nitrosospira multiformis ATCC 25196 region TTTTCGACTTCTTCGTTGAAGAACAGCCGCACCTGGGTGGGGGCCTGGGTCAGTTGCGCGCGGCGCGCAGGTTCTGCCTTGACCAGCATGGCGTGCGCCAGCGCCGGGCTGCTGTGCAGCCCCGCTACCAGCAGCAGGAACGACAAAAGGCTGCCTGCCAGTAAGTGAACACTTGCTCTCCTGTCGGCAGATATCATCGATGGTTGCATTTTTGCTCCTCTTATATGGGCTCTGCACCCGAAGATCGGGCTTCGGGCAGCCACTGTGGTCCTTGTCTTTTTTATTTGTCCCCGGTTGTTCTTGTTCGATCTGCACCCGGTTGACTTTTTTGTTCCTGCCTTATTGCATCTTGGACTCTTTCCCGCGCTTATGGTTCAGAGGGGGAGCCAGGCCGCGGCCCATGCCCGGGGTGCCCCCTGCACAAAGGGACTGCGGCGAGCCCAAGCTCAAGTCAACCTGAAGTCAGCGCTTACTCTCTTCCTTCCCTTTGCTAGGCGCTTGCACCGGCGGATTTGCGTCCGCGCAGGAAGAAGACGGCCGCTCCTATGATCACCGCCGCAATGGCGATGATGAGGTAGGGCGACATGCCCTTGGGTTCACCCACGGAGAAGGGGAAGCGCGAGACCAGCGGTTCCTTGTCGGTGACGGTCACGAGCCCCACGAACTTGCCAGGCTGGGTGAAGTTGTATTCAAAATTGATGGAGCCATTGGGATAGACCTTGGGCGGTATGTGCAGGATGGTGATTTCATCGAGCTTCTGCTGTTCGTCGGGAGCGGGCTGTCCGCCTGAACCGGTGTCGCGGATGATGCGCACTTCGGTGGGCAGGGGGCGCAGCGCTTCTTCAATGTAGTCCAGGGCAACTACGGTGCGGCCGGTATTGGGAATGTCTTCGCAGAATTCCTTCTCCTGCGTGGCATCCGGCTGGTAGCCGGTAAAGTGCATGGTGTAGGGGCCGATGGTGAGCTTGCATATATCATCGGCAAGCGACAGGCCGCCGTGCGCTTCCACCTGGGAGGAGAAGGGCAGGGCCAGGGCAAATACCAGTCCGATCAAGGCAGGTTTGAGTGAGGATGAGAACATTATCAATTCGCCTATATAAGTATGGTGAGTCAGTGAATCAGTGATCCTGCAGGGTCGCGGTTGCATTTATCCGCCGCTGTTTTGCCAGGCTTGTGTCCGGCGCTCCTCTGCAACGGCAGGAGCCGGTTTATCCGGTGACCTTTCCTGCATTACGGGTTGCGCGAGGAGCGCCAGCGTTGCACGCGCGGGGATTTCACGAGCTTGTATCCCAGCACGGCAAGCAGCAGCAGGGCGATCAGGGGGCCTACCGCGGCGCGGAATATTTCGGAATAGTTGATCATCTGTACCCGCAGGGGATACTGGTAGCGCAGGGGCGGCACGCCTTCTGCGGTGATGAATACGGTGTAGAGTCCCTGCTCGAGGGTGGTCTGGCCCTGGATGACACCATCCGGATGGTGCACAGGACGCAGTTGCGTGACCATCTCGTCCTCTTCGCTCGTGCCCCGTACCACCTTCATGCCAATGGGCATGTCGCGCATGGCAGGGTCGATGAGGTCGATCACGAGGAAGGTATCGCCTCCCTTGGGAATCTCGGTGCAGTATTGGGCAGTAGGTTCGAATTGCGGCTGGTAGGCGCTCAGATGCACCATGTTCTCGCCGATACGGCGCACGCAGCTGTCTTCTTCCAGCGATTCCTTGCCGTGCGCGCTAACAAACCCGCTGTAGAGGGTGGTAATCAGCAGCAGCGCCAGGGCACCTGCCCGGCTGCCTTGTCTGCTCGAAGTGCCTTTCGCTTGCATTTCTCTAGATTCGTTAAAAAAACACCGATCCACCTTGCCGTCTGTAACGGTGGCGGACCGGTGTTTGCATGCTGCCTGTTCCAGTCTTGGCCCGGTTTCTGCCCTGGTCGGGCAGGAGCCGGGCGGCTTTTTAGGATTGACCCGGGATTAGTCCTGTAGGGCTTGCCCCCGGGGTTTGTCCTTACAGCTTGGTGAAGACCGGGATGACCGCACCTGCGATGCTGTTGATGTTGCGATCGCCATCCTCGCTCCAGGTCATGAGAAGTCCGCCAAAGCGGCTTTCCGGGTCACCCAGGAGCGCCATCAGCCGTTGCACTTCCCACAGCGCGTCTTTCGCTTCCATCTTGACTTCGCGCGTCTCGCCAGGCTGGATCGGCGTCTCGTTGTCGAACGACAGACCGGTGGCCACCAGTTCCTTCGGATAGCCGCGGTCCAGGTGCTTCAAGCCAACCTTGTTGATGAAGCGCACGCCCGCAGTGGTGAATTCCCCGATGCGGTAGGGCTTGTCGCCGCTGTTGGTAACAGACATCGTTACCCGCAAGGCGCGTCCCGGCACGTCGTAGTTGGCGTGCGTGACCTTGATTGCGATCGGGTTGGGTTTCACCGGCAGCGGTTCAACCTTGGATTCGCCAGCCTGGATCGGCACCGTGTACGGGTGCTTGGTCTCGGTGTAGCGATAGCCGCCCCAGACGATGCCAAAGGTGAGTATCAGCACCACCCAGGCAACTTTCCGGTCCATGGGGTCGAGCAGGAGTTCGTCCCCGTAGGCCAGCAGCACCCGGCTTCTTGGCAGGAACATGGGCCGCGCCACATAGTAGCCGATCCAGAAAATGCCAAGGGACAGCCACAGGATGTGCCAGAAGATGCCGTTGCTGAAGTTGAAGGTCTCGGTGTCGATGGTCTCGCCCGTCAAGAGCTTCACCGGGTTGGTGAAGTCGTCCCAGCTGCCGGAGATGTTCATCCAGGCGGCAGGACCTGCAATCGGGCCTGCGTCCTTGATGTTGACCATGGCGTGCATGTGGTGGCGTCCGGGGATGCGCGCTTTCAGCCTCACTTCAAAGGCGTAGTCGCGCCCAATCTCCATCGGTCCGGAGATGTAGGTCGGCTCGCCGTTGAGCTTGGTGCTAAGACGCACGAACACGGGGCTTGGGCTGCCTACGTTGAAGAAGGCGCGTCCAGGCTTGCCCACCGCGCGCGGCCAGTCTTCGGCCAGGTGGAATTTGCCGGTCATGGTGGCTATGTCGTTGACCTTGGTGGTCTCGGGGCCCCATTTCATGTCATACCACTGGATGGTACGCATGCGCAGGAACGGTTCCTGCGAGCGTTCCCCGTGGGCCGCCGCCGGCTGGATGTCGAGCGTCAGCGCCAGTCCCAGGGCGGCAAGGCTGCATACCCCGGCTATACTCTTCTTGAACAGGTTCTTCATTTATTTGATCCCCTCGGCAAAGCCTTCTTCGCCAAATGCTGTCACGTCGTTCTTCATGCTGACACGGCCGCGTGCGCCCTTGACATAGTAGAAGGCGGTGCAGTAGACCTTGCCAAAGTACCACCAGACGGTGAACATGAGCATGGAGACGAACGCGGAGAAGAAGGAGGCGATAACGGTGGTGTGACCGCCAAAGGTGCGCAGTGACCCTTGTTCGATCAGTCGCACGTACTCAGGGGTGCCGGTACGGACATACAGAAAGCCCGTGTAGTCGGCTACCGAGAGCAGCACGCCTTCTGCCACCAGCGGCAGGTGGGTCGGCCCGAAGATGGTCCAGTTGCCAGGATAGAACAACAAACCAAAGGCGCCGCCGCCAACCAGTGCCGTGATCATCCAGTTGCGCGTCAGAAGCAGGACGGTGTCCATCACCAGCGCGCCGGGAATCATGGTGGAGGGGAATACAAAGTTCATGGGGTAGTGCGACCACCAGTAGAAACCCCAGAAACGGGTCAGCCATTCACCCACCAGCAGGCACACGATGCACAGTGTGGCTCCAAACGGCAGGCGGTAGTTCACCCACAGGTAGTACATGATCGCGGCACAGTAGGTGATCCCTACAATCGGGGTTACCACAGGCCACCATTGCCGGTCCTTCCAGTCAAGCCAGAAGTCCCAGTCACCCGCCAGCAGCATGAAGTGCATGTGGTAGGTTCCAACCAGCAGGATGCATAGAATCGGGAAGTAAATCACGTCTATCATCCTGGACATCTTTACCGCTTCGGGCGGCATCTTCGCCGCCTTCAGTATTTCATCTGTTCTGCTCATCGCACCCTCCCTCAAATGTTACGCGACTAAAACATATCAATCGTTGCCGTGCTGCTCTACTGCTTGCCATCCTCGCAGTCCCTGATGACGTTGCCGCGAATTCCCGGGAACCTCGTGATTCAACAAGGGTCTACATGACTGTATAAATCCCTTGTCGCTTCCTTGTTGCTCCCGGATCCGGCGACTCCCTTCCCCTTTTGCTCCAGGTGCCGCCGCTTCGCATTGCTTGAGTCTGCCCGGCTGTGTTACCGCTGGCCGCATCGCTCTCCTGTTCGGAGGCGATGCGGCTATTGCTGCTTATGCGTGTGTCAGCGAGTCAGTCCTTAAAACGCCTTGTCGTACGGTACGATGCGGTTGTTGAGGATGACTTTGCTCTGGCCGTTCCAGACGACGTCCGTCAGGTTGGAGTAGCGCGT contains the following coding sequences:
- a CDS encoding methane monooxygenase/ammonia monooxygenase subunit B; amino-acid sequence: MKNLFKKSIAGVCSLAALGLALTLDIQPAAAHGERSQEPFLRMRTIQWYDMKWGPETTKVNDIATMTGKFHLAEDWPRAVGKPGRAFFNVGSPSPVFVRLSTKLNGEPTYISGPMEIGRDYAFEVRLKARIPGRHHMHAMVNIKDAGPIAGPAAWMNISGSWDDFTNPVKLLTGETIDTETFNFSNGIFWHILWLSLGIFWIGYYVARPMFLPRSRVLLAYGDELLLDPMDRKVAWVVLILTFGIVWGGYRYTETKHPYTVPIQAGESKVEPLPVKPNPIAIKVTHANYDVPGRALRVTMSVTNSGDKPYRIGEFTTAGVRFINKVGLKHLDRGYPKELVATGLSFDNETPIQPGETREVKMEAKDALWEVQRLMALLGDPESRFGGLLMTWSEDGDRNINSIAGAVIPVFTKL
- a CDS encoding methane monooxygenase/ammonia monooxygenase subunit A, whose amino-acid sequence is MSRTDEILKAAKMPPEAVKMSRMIDVIYFPILCILLVGTYHMHFMLLAGDWDFWLDWKDRQWWPVVTPIVGITYCAAIMYYLWVNYRLPFGATLCIVCLLVGEWLTRFWGFYWWSHYPMNFVFPSTMIPGALVMDTVLLLTRNWMITALVGGGAFGLLFYPGNWTIFGPTHLPLVAEGVLLSVADYTGFLYVRTGTPEYVRLIEQGSLRTFGGHTTVIASFFSAFVSMLMFTVWWYFGKVYCTAFYYVKGARGRVSMKNDVTAFGEEGFAEGIK